A single genomic interval of Panthera uncia isolate 11264 chromosome A1 unlocalized genomic scaffold, Puncia_PCG_1.0 HiC_scaffold_17, whole genome shotgun sequence harbors:
- the ENC1 gene encoding ectoderm-neural cortex protein 1 codes for MSVSVHENRKSRASSGSINIYLFHKSSYADSVLTHLNLLRQQRLFTDVLLHAGNRTFPCHRAVLAACSRYFEAMFSGGLKESQDSEVNFDNSIHPEVLELLLDYAYSSRVIINEENAESLLEAGDMLEFQDIRDACAEFLEKNLHPTNCLGMLLLSDAHQCTKLYELSWRMCLSNFQTIRKNEDFLQLPQDMVVQLLSSEELETEDERLVYESAINWISYDLKKRYCYLPELLQTVRLALLPAIYLMENVAMEELITKQRKSKEIVEEAIRCKLKILQNDGVVTSLCARPRKTGHALFLLGGQTFMCDKLYLVDQKAKEIIPKADIPSPRKEFSACAIGCKVYITGGRGSENGVSKDVWVYDTLHEEWSKAAPMLVARFGHGSAELKHCLYVVGGHTAATGCLPASPSVSLKQVEHYDPTTNKWTMVAPLREGVSNAAVVSAKLKLFAFGGTSVSHDKLPKVQCYDQCENRWTVPATCPQPWRYTAAAVLGNQIFIMGGDTEFSACSAYKFNSETYQWTKVGDVTAKRMSCHAVASGNKLYVVGGYFGIQRCKTLDCYDPTLDVWNSITTVPYSLIPTAFVSTWKHLPS; via the coding sequence ATGTCAGTCAGCGTGCATGAGAACCGCAAGTCTAGGGCCAGCAGCGGCTCCATCAACATCTATCTGTTTCACAAGTCTTCCTACGCGGACAGCGTCCTCACGCACTTGAACCTTTTACGCCAGCAGCGCCTCTTCACGGATGTCCTTCTCCATGCTGGAAATAGGACCTTCCCTTGTCACCGGGCCGTGCTGGCCGCGTGCAGCCGCTACTTTGAAGCCATGTTCAGCGGCGGCCTGAAAGAGAGCCAGGACAGTGAGGTCAACTTCGACAACTCCATCCACCCCGAGGTTTTGGAGCTGCTGCTTGACTACGCGTACTCCTCCCGGGTCATCATCAATGAAGAAAATGCGGAATCGCTCCTGGAAGCCGGTGACATGCTGGAGTTTCAGGACATCCGGGATGCATGCGCAGAGTTCCTAGAAAAGAATCTGCACCCCACCAACTGCCTGGGCATGCTGCTGCTCTCCGATGCGCACCAGTGCACTAAGCTGTACGAACTCTCCTGGAGAATGTGTCTCAGCAATTTCCAAACCATCAGGAAGAACGAAGACTTCCTCCAGCTGCCCCAGGACATGGTGGTGCAGCTCTTGTCCAGCGAAGAGCTAGAGACAGAAGATGAAAGGCTTGTGTACGAGTCTGCAATTAACTGGATCAGCTATGACCTGAAGAAACGCTATTGCTACCTCCCAGAGCTGTTGCAGACAGTGAGGCTGGCTCTCCTGCCAGCCATTTATCTCATGGAGAACGTGGCCATGGAGGAACTCATCACCaagcagagaaagagcaaggagatTGTGGAAGAGGCCATCAGGTGCAAACTGAAAATCCTGCAGAACGACGGCGTGGTAACCAGCCTCTGTGCCCGGCCTCGGAAAACTGGCCATGCCCTCTTCCTCTTGGGGGGCCAGACCTTCATGTGTGACAAGCTGTACCTGGTAGACCAGAAGGCCAAAGAAATAATTCCCAAGGCTGACATCCCCAGCCCAAGAAAAGAGTTCAGTGCATGTGCAATTGGCTGCAAAGTGTACAttactggggggcgggggtctgAAAACGGGGTCTCGAAAGATGTCTGGGTTTATGATACCCTGCATGAAGAGTGGTCCAAAGCTGCCCCCATGCTGGTGGCCAGGTTTGGCCACGGCTCTGCTGAACTGAAGCACTGCCTGTATGTGGTTGGGGGGCACACGGCTGCGACTGGCTGTCTCCCGGCCTCGCCCTCAGTCTCCCTAAAGCAGGTAGAACACTATGACCCCACAACCAACAAATGGACCATGGTGGCCCCACTCCGAGAAGGCGTTAGCAACGCCGCGGTAGTGAGTGCCAAACTCAAGTTGTTTGCTTTCGGAGGTACCAGCGTCAGTCATGACAAGCTCCCTAAGGTTCAGTGTTACGATCAGTGTGAAAACAGGTGGACGGTACCCGCCACCTGTCCCCAGCCCTGGCGTTACACAGCGGCCGCTGTGCTGGGTAACCAGATTTTCATtatggggggagacacagagttctCTGCCTGCTCTGCTTACAAATTCAACAGCGAGACTTACCAGTGGACCAAGGTGGGAGACGTGACGGCAAAGCGCATGAGCTGCCACGCCGTGGCCTCCGGAAACAAACTCTACGTGGTTGGAGGCTACTTTGGCATTCAGCGATGCAAGACTTTGGACTGCTATGATCCAACGTTAGATGTGTGGAACAGCATAACCACGGTCCCGTACTCGCTGATTCCTACTGCGTTTGTCAGCACCTGGAAACATCTGCCTTCTTAG